One window from the genome of Malus domestica chromosome 01, GDT2T_hap1 encodes:
- the LOC103444962 gene encoding uncharacterized protein, translating to MWFEIICGLIIYKFYRCFVSSDDDDVLDVETSDSKALFSVGDRLAKLYGGKVYVGLRIPDADTASPQTIDLVLVSKGEAVVVSVKNLSGLVSVNADGSWVCESHSSNHKAHHLPDPVLETQKQASILESYLEQRGCALPQGYLSWKVILSHPKVCTTQSSNFPSEVVTYDQLMQLKPEPKNMFSGWIKGAFRGGKKEMQESIYQKLDFILSTAPMWDRLELEGSKYVLGEFLEFKGKQEDVQALKGIKRSKIGRLVVQKTSMFGFAPSRLQVLYSPRDYRSEGASASEWMEVNVRSSTEVLFQPENSSKVRKFKLSSVVSMSLSA from the exons ATGTGGTTTGAGATCATCTGCGGGCTGATAATATACAAGTTTTACAGGTGCTTCGTCTCCTCCGATGACGACGACGTCTTGGACGTGGAGACCTCTGATTCCAAGGCTCTCTTCTCCGTCGGCGACAGACTTGCCAAGCTTTACGGCGGCAAGGTCTACGTCGGCCTTCGCATTCCCGATGCTGATACCGCTTCCCCTCAGACCATCGATTTGGTCCTCGTCTCCAAAGG ggaGGCAGTGGTCGTGAGTGTAAAGAATTTATCAGGATTAGTTTCAGTGAATGCGGATGGCAGCTGGGTTTGTGAAAGCCACAGTAGTAATCACAAAGCGCACCACCTACCTGACCCT GTGTTGGAGACCCAAAAACAAGCTTCAATTCTTGAATCATATTTAGAACAAAGAGGGTGTGCTTTACCACAAGGATATTTGTCTTGGAAAGTAATACTTTCCCATCCAAAAGTTTG CACCACTCAGTCAAGCAATTTTCCATCAGAGGTTGTAACCTACGACCAGTTGATGCAACTGAAACCGGAACCAAAAAACATGTTTTCTGGTTGGATTAAGGGTGCCTTCCGTGGTGGAAAGAAGGAGATGCAAGAATCTATATATCAGAAGCTTGATTTCATTCTTAGTACGGCTCCAATGTGGGATAG GTTGGAGCTGGAAGGTAGTAAGTATGTTCTTGGAGAATTTCTGGAATTTAAGGGTAAGCAGGAAGATGTTCAAGCTTTGAAAGGTATCAAAAGATCAAAAATTGGCCGCCTTGTTGTCCAAAAGACAAGCATGTTTGGATTTG CCCCTTCAAGGCTTCAAGTTCTGTACTCTCCTCGTGATTATCGGAGCGAAGGAGCTTCAGCTTCCGAGTGGATGGAGGTAAATGTAAGGTCTAGTACAGAGGTCCTCTTCCAACCAGAAAATTCTTCTAAAGTCCGCAAGTTTAAGCTCTCTTCAGTCGTCTCTATGTCACTGAGTGCTTAA
- the LOC103444983 gene encoding cinnamoyl-CoA reductase-like SNL6 isoform X1, producing the protein MAPAAEAIRSFDDDDAADETSPCSKVTTVCVMDASGRLGSTLVHRLLHRGYAVHAALQKHHTECFDDELVKKKKLRVFRSDPFDYHSIVDALKGCSALFYSFEPPSDHPTYDEFMAEAEVRAAHNVLEACAQTDTIHKVVFTSSVTAVIWRDDRNASSSASSSSRGSDERNWSDVNFCRKFKLWHALSKTLAERTAWALAMDRGLNMVSINGGLLLGPDLTITDPYLKGTAEMYQDGLLVTVDLKFIVDAHISVFEDVSSYGRYVCFDRVINCHRDAVELARMLLPPSQTSSLQTQSQSPSQSQSLEEAETMEVYQQKISNKKLNKLMVDLDTALQLRD; encoded by the exons ATGGCTCCTGCAGCAGAAGCTATTCGTagttttgatgatgatgatgctgCTGATGAAACTAGTCCATGTTCAAAGGTGACCACAGTCTGCGTCATGGATGCGTCCGGCCGCCTAGGCTCTACTCTTGTCCACCGCCTCTTGCACAGAGGCTATGCAGTCCATGCTGCACTCCAAAAGCATCACA CAGAGTGTTTTGATGACGAATTggtaaagaagaagaaattgaggGTATTCCGTTCAGACCCCTTTGACTACCACAGCATTGTGGACGCCTTGAAAGGATGCTCTGCCCTTTTCTACTCCTTCGAGCCTCCTTCAGACCACCCCACTTATGAT GAATTTATGGCAGAGGCAGAGGTGAGAGCAGCTCATAATGTGCTGGAAGCTTGTGCCCAAACTGATACCATACACAAAGTAGTCTTTACATCCTCTGTAACAGCTGTCATTTGGAGGGACGACCGTAATGCATCCTCGTCGGCGTCCTCCTCGTCCCGTGGCAGTGACGAGAGAAACTGGAGCGATGTCAATTTTTGTAGAAAATTCAAG CTCTGGCACGCCCTCTCCAAGACCCTGGCCGAGAGGACAGCGTGGGCTCTAGCAATGGACCGAGGACTGAACATGGTGTCCATCAATGGGGGGCTGTTGCTAGGCCCCGATCTCACCATCACGGACCCTTATCTGAAAGGAACGGCTGAGATGTACCAAGACGGGCTGTTGGTGACTGTAGATCTCAAGTTCATTGTGGACGCGCACATCTCCGTCTTTGAAGACGTGTCATCCTACGGAAGATACGTATGCTTCGACAGAGTCATCAATTGCCACAGAGATGCCGTTGAGCTTGCCCGCATGCTGTTGCCACCTTCTCAAACTTCATCTCTCCAAACGCAAAGCCAAAGCCCAAGCCAAAGCCAAAG TTTGGAGGAGGCAGAGACAATGGAGGTGTACCAACAGAAGATAAGTAACAAGAAACTCAACAAACTCATGGTCGACCTTGACACTGCCCTTCAACTCCGCGATTAA
- the LOC103444983 gene encoding cinnamoyl-CoA reductase-like SNL6 isoform X2, whose protein sequence is MAPAAEAIRSFDDDDAADETSPCSKVTTVCVMDASGRLGSTLVHRLLHRGYAVHAALQKHHKCFDDELVKKKKLRVFRSDPFDYHSIVDALKGCSALFYSFEPPSDHPTYDEFMAEAEVRAAHNVLEACAQTDTIHKVVFTSSVTAVIWRDDRNASSSASSSSRGSDERNWSDVNFCRKFKLWHALSKTLAERTAWALAMDRGLNMVSINGGLLLGPDLTITDPYLKGTAEMYQDGLLVTVDLKFIVDAHISVFEDVSSYGRYVCFDRVINCHRDAVELARMLLPPSQTSSLQTQSQSPSQSQSLEEAETMEVYQQKISNKKLNKLMVDLDTALQLRD, encoded by the exons ATGGCTCCTGCAGCAGAAGCTATTCGTagttttgatgatgatgatgctgCTGATGAAACTAGTCCATGTTCAAAGGTGACCACAGTCTGCGTCATGGATGCGTCCGGCCGCCTAGGCTCTACTCTTGTCCACCGCCTCTTGCACAGAGGCTATGCAGTCCATGCTGCACTCCAAAAGCATCACA AGTGTTTTGATGACGAATTggtaaagaagaagaaattgaggGTATTCCGTTCAGACCCCTTTGACTACCACAGCATTGTGGACGCCTTGAAAGGATGCTCTGCCCTTTTCTACTCCTTCGAGCCTCCTTCAGACCACCCCACTTATGAT GAATTTATGGCAGAGGCAGAGGTGAGAGCAGCTCATAATGTGCTGGAAGCTTGTGCCCAAACTGATACCATACACAAAGTAGTCTTTACATCCTCTGTAACAGCTGTCATTTGGAGGGACGACCGTAATGCATCCTCGTCGGCGTCCTCCTCGTCCCGTGGCAGTGACGAGAGAAACTGGAGCGATGTCAATTTTTGTAGAAAATTCAAG CTCTGGCACGCCCTCTCCAAGACCCTGGCCGAGAGGACAGCGTGGGCTCTAGCAATGGACCGAGGACTGAACATGGTGTCCATCAATGGGGGGCTGTTGCTAGGCCCCGATCTCACCATCACGGACCCTTATCTGAAAGGAACGGCTGAGATGTACCAAGACGGGCTGTTGGTGACTGTAGATCTCAAGTTCATTGTGGACGCGCACATCTCCGTCTTTGAAGACGTGTCATCCTACGGAAGATACGTATGCTTCGACAGAGTCATCAATTGCCACAGAGATGCCGTTGAGCTTGCCCGCATGCTGTTGCCACCTTCTCAAACTTCATCTCTCCAAACGCAAAGCCAAAGCCCAAGCCAAAGCCAAAG TTTGGAGGAGGCAGAGACAATGGAGGTGTACCAACAGAAGATAAGTAACAAGAAACTCAACAAACTCATGGTCGACCTTGACACTGCCCTTCAACTCCGCGATTAA